Proteins from one Drosophila gunungcola strain Sukarami chromosome 3R, Dgunungcola_SK_2, whole genome shotgun sequence genomic window:
- the LOC128266517 gene encoding uncharacterized protein LOC128266517, whose product MVGKGSSGLGGDTSTGSKERPVFIPPRKRQQTKSEAKKQNYVDHIVSVQQNRPKLSPSNPGLEEELRKSKLIIKNKQPLPQLPGELGVPGGAHDTLASTHSASSTQHSQKSARSNSNLNELQNFESISQGTKSTSQRHESSTVTPSSCCYSESSLDAKLSKSQDCLSNRSSSKKRVNIRTSDLPGGQGQGQGHGQGRNQRSSPEIANYEDLESGETSVLNNYDQSLERGYQAQARKGEGGNYLTMTGTIKRGRKKGQSVDLQINISREELEQLNAHAMASDSKKGGNLCCTCSCGTGLHILLISLLCLPFVTVISAVYSFYIGTLTWYNMFNYYCEERTYLHKILVTPLLFVAYPLAILLCTFGLGIYSGVRQLSLQYSSWVNDITDIEKGFYGWLCGFLRMPDCSPYEVVILTDICVAPQDPQRLHINKPRQELSM is encoded by the exons ATGGTGGGCAAGGGGTCGAGCGGCTTGGGTGGAGACACGAGCACTGGCAGCAAGGAACGCCCTGTTTTCATTCCGCCGCGGAAACGTCAACAAACCAAGTCGGAGGCCAAAAAGCAGAACTATGTGGACCACATTGTCAGTGTGCAG CAAAATCGGCCAAAACTATCTCCCTCGAATCCAGGCCTCGAGGAGGAGCTGCGCAAGTCCAAGCTGATCATCAAGAACAAACAGCCGCTGCCCCAGCTGCCCGGGGAGCTGGGTGTTCCCGGTGGTGCCCACGACACCCTGGCCAGTACCCACTCGGCCAGCTCCACGCAGCATAGCCAGAAATCGGCCCGATCGAACAGCAATCTCAACGAGCTGCAGAACTTCGAGTCCATCTCGCAGGGCACGAAGTCCACGTCGCAGCGGCACGAGAGCAGCACGGTGACGCCCAGCAGTTGTTGCTACTCGGAGAGCAGCCTGGACGCCAAGTTGAGCAAGTCGCAGGACTGCCTGAGCAACCGGTCGTCCTCCAAGAAGCGGGTGAACATCCGAACGTCCGATTTGCCCGGTGGACAGGGACAGGGACAGGGACATGGACAGGGACGCAACCAGCGCTCCTCGCCGGAGATAGCCAACTACGAGGACCTGGAGTCCGGGGAGACGAGTGTGCTGAACAACTACGACCAGAGTCTGGAGAGGGGCTACCAGGCGCAGGCGCGCAAGGGCGAGGGCGGCAACTACCTGACCATGACGGGCACCATCAAGCGGGGCCGCAAGAAGGGCCAGTCCGTGGACCTGCAGATCAACATCAGTCgcgaggagctggagcagctgAATGCCCATGCCATGGCCAGTGACTCAAAGAAGGGCGGCAACCTTTGCTGCACCTGCAGCTGCGGCACCGGCCTCCACATCCTGCTCATCTCGCTGCTCTGTCTGCCCTTTGTGACCGTCATCTCGGCGGTGTACTCCTTCTACATTGGCACCCTCACCTGGTACAACATGTTCAACTACTACTGCGAGGAGAGGACGTACCTGCACAAGATCCTGGTCACGCCGCTGCTGTTCGTCGCCTATCCGCTGGCCATCCTGCTGTGCACCTTCGGACTGGGCATCTACTCGGGAGTGCGCCAGCTGAGCCTGCAGTACAGCAGCTGGGTGAACGACATCACGGACATTGAGAAGGGCTTCTACGGCTGGCTGTGCGGCTTCCTGCGGATGCCCGACTGCAGTCCCTACGAGGTGGTCATCCTCACCGACATCTGTGTGGCGCCGCAGGATCCCCAGCGGTTGCATATCAACAAACCGCGCCAGGAGCTATCCATGTAG
- the LOC128266522 gene encoding uncharacterized protein LOC128266522 produces the protein MSSTWMRTATWLLGFFCLLCLASMAQGVSNSGAAAAPLLAKDVAHLHHKTKRLDRRSAAVAGSGTGTGTSPLTAIKQSKQLARSAHGLNKKLLSQMGFMKVKAPNSHNRKRLAVESRRHSSRDDSHMFIIKLPPNMHYYAGPGAKNALPDQQDKSIGSASGGGGDGGVGKKHGNAPSNKMKVAATSVADTRATSNTPAAAAATAAAAAATATATSQVAEASALKANGKKVSFPFSSNGRPGRIYHWNLPVLKEALSKKAHFAHVSAADRNRLLDIQSVPTWRQPWENETAEKGFSAGGGKAKYRKSLKPKSPTYYAPAQAVSKQSFHKYFAGNGKPKGFYVIKEHQNKPQFYQNIIS, from the exons ATGAGTTCAACCTGGATGAGAACGGCGACCTGGTTGCTGGG GTTCTTCTGCCTCCTGTGCCTCGCCTCGATGGCCCAGGGAGTCAGCAATTCAGGAGCGGCTGCAGCGCCACTTTTGGCCAAGGATGTGGCCCACTTGCACCACAAGACCAAGAGACTGGACAGAAGATCGGCAGCGGTAGCCGGatcgggaacgggaacgggaacaaGTCCTCTGACGGCCATCAAACAGTCCAAACAACTGGCCAGAAGTGCACATGGCCTCAACAAGAAGCTGCTCAG CCAGATGGGCTTCATGAAGGTGAAGGCGCCCAACAGCCACAACCGGAAGCGACTGGCGGTTGAGTCACGACGCCATTCCTCGCGCGATGATTCACACATGTTCATCATCAAATTGCCGCCAAATATGCACTACTATGCAGGACCCGGTGCGAAGAATGCCTTGCCGGATCAGCAGGACAAGTCGATTGGTAGTGctagtggtggtggtggtgatggtggcgTTGGCAAGAAACATGGCAACGCACCCAGCAACAAGATGAAAGTGGCAGCAACATCAGTGGCGGACACACGAGCAACATCAAAcacgccagcagcagcagcagcaacagcagcagcagcagcagcaacagcaacagcaacatcgcaAGTTGCTGAGGCGTCGGCGTTGAAAGCTAACGGGAAAAAG GTCTCGTTTCCCTTCAGCTCGAACGGCCGGCCCGGCCGCATCTACCACTGGAACCTGCCCGTCCTGAAGGAGGCCCTCTCGAAGAAGGCCCACTTCGCCCATGTCTCGGCGGCGGATCGGAACAGACTGCTGGACATCCAGAGTGTGCCCACTTGGCGCCAGCCCTGGGAGAACGAGACCGCGGAGAAGGGCTTCAGTGCGGGCGGTGGGAAGGCCAAGTACCGCAAGTCCCTCAAGCCCAAGTCGCCCACTTATTACGCACCCGCCCAGGCGGTCAGCAAGCAGAGCTTCCACAAGTATTTCGCCGGCAATGGCAAGCCCAAGGGCTTCTACGTCATCAAGGAGCACCAGAACAAGCCGCAGTTTTACCAGAACATCATCTCGTAA
- the LOC128266516 gene encoding uncharacterized protein LOC128266516, with the protein MRIDLKELLLVSMSTAPNSVIHLHKRFRCGKISYLVHCELQRGQLLIQQVKRIRRTSSLSSRLQRRRRRLQRMLKNGCGLGSRPPPVILEEGFTQTTLLHNSVAEGTEMVLESTASQTAHREWISSQVDTSDLVQTISRDQQTLNPSQHTLSIAVGTEVVLDSTVSQTDHQKCSNIQVDTFDLLFFISRDQQTLNPGQQSLSSQTENRPLQSRTTQVEVAAKTSTTQTQLASCCLATQTELPCTNSAVQTEINCQHMNTQTFDVDEEEVMKPHLQALLLIYDLIKNQSDLIQNEVLAAINQLFDLTLLGGNKRRLEEDLPREASLEPLTPVPLNQIGDNYPKEKLISETELQKHLLKLVLKLRTKRISKKKRQTTGPSWNCTMKCKRCDLHVHRSRLQRVSSGNQETQTEVAETKDAVVGAEMGTQTEKERGRWTLKRS; encoded by the exons ATGCGTATCGATCTGAAGGAACTGTTGTTGGTGTCCATGTCCACAGCTCCAAATAGTGTCATTCATCTGCACAAGCGATTCAGGTGCGGTAAAATAAG TTACTTGGTTCATTGTGAGCTGCAAAGGGGGCAGCTGCTCATCCAACAGGTGAAGCGGATCCGACGCACTTCATCCTTGAGCAGTCGGCTGCAGAGGCGTCGCCGTCGCTTGCAGCGGATGTTAAAAAATGGATGTGGCCTTGGGTCCAGACCTCCACCAGTTATCCTTGAGGAGGGCTTCACTCAGACCACGCTGCTTCATAACTCCGTAGCTGAGGGCACTGAGATGGTGCTGGAAAGCACTGCCAGTCAAACGGCCCACCGGGAGTGGATCAGCAGCCAGGTGGATACCTCCGATTTGGTGCAAACCATTTCCCGGGATCAGCAGACACTCAATCCCAGCCAGCACACGTTAAGCATAGCAGTGGGAACAGAAGTGGTGCTGGACAGCACTGTCAGCCAAACGGACCACCAAAAGTGCAGCAATATCCAAGTGGATACCTTCGATTTGCTGTTCTTCATTTCCAGGGATCAGCAAACCCTTAATCCCGGCCAGCAGTCCCTGAGCAGCCAAACGGAGAATCGGCCTCTGCAGAGTCGTACCACCCAGGTGGAGGTAGCCGCCAAGACCAGCACCACCCAGACCCAGCTCGCCAGCTGCTGCCTGGCCACCCAAACGGAGCTCCCCTGTACCAATTCCGCTGTCCAGACCGAGATCAACTGCCAGCACATGAACACCCAGACCTTCGACGTGGACGAGGAGGAGGTGATGAAGCCCCATCTGCAGGCTCTCTTGCTCATCTACGACTTGATCAAGAACCAGAGCGACCTCATCCAGAACGAAGTTCTGGCGGCCATCAACCAACTGTTCGATCTCACCCTGCTCGGAGGGAACAAGAGGCGACTGGAGGAGGACCTGCCCAGAGAGGCGTCACTGGAGCCACTGACACCTGTCCCCCTCAACCAGATCGGGGATAACTATCCAAAGGAGAAACTCATATCGGAGACGGAacttcaaaaacatttattaaagttGGTCCTTAAATTAAGGACAAAAAG AATCAGCAAGAAAAAAAGACAGACCACTGGTCCCTCATGGAACTGTACGATGAAGTGCAAGAGGTGCGACCTGCATGTGCACCGCAGCAGGCTACAAAGGGTGTCCAGCGG GAACCAAGAAACTCAAACCGAAGTGGCGGAGACGAAGGACGCGGTGGTTGGGGCAGAAATGGGCACGCAGACGGAAAAGGAGCGGGGACGCTGGACCCTGAAACGCAGCTAA